Below is a window of Acidobacteriota bacterium DNA.
CTCTCCGAAGCGTTGGCGCGGATTTGGCCCGCCCACCTGTCGCGGCTTGCCTGGGAAGACTTGGAGCAATTTCGCAAGGCCCGGGACGGTGTCTCCTTCATCGTGGATCCAGAAATGGGGTTCAGGCCGGTCTTGGGATATCGGGCTCATGAAGGACGCTACGTCTACAGCGACTTCGGCACCATCGTCAACGATTATCCAGCCCGAAAGCGTCCAGACGTCGAACGGCTTCTCTTTATCGGCGATTCCGTCACTGCCCGAGGAAGGATTATCGCAGGCCTGCGCAAGCTCTACGGAGAAGCCGGCTATGAATATTGGAACGCCGGCGTCGAGTCCTTCAACACCCGTCAGGAAGTGCTTTTCTACCAGAAATTCAATCACCGGCTGGAACCCGACCACGTGATACTGACCGTGCACATCAACGACTTCCAGGTCACGCCCGTGGCCTTCGTCGACAATGACGGATACATGCGCGTGTATATGCCGGGAAATACAATGGAGGGACTGAGCAGGGTTCTTTTCCGTTACTCGGAACTCTACCGCCACTACCTTTCATGGACGGCCTCACAGCAAGCGGGTTTTGAGCGAGCATCCGCGGAAGTGCGCGATTCGCTGGCACTGCTGCAGGAGGAGCTGGGCTCAGAGATCCGTTTGAGCGTCATCATTTTTCCGGTGCTCAAGCCTCTCCAGGAATGGACGGACGAGGAGGAACGGACGCGCGCCCGGTTGCTGCAGTTTTGCGACGACTTGCAGTTGCGTTGCTACGATCTGACCCCATTGCTCAGCCGCCAGTTGTCGGCCGGAAGAACTGTCCGCGACTCGCCCACTGATGTTTTTCATCCCAATCAGTCCTTCGGCGCCGCCATCGCGGAGTTTCTCTTTGGCCAAGGCTTGCTCGATCCCGCTTATTCCAACCGTCCCGCCGGTCTCTCCCGGCGATAACGGAGCCGTACTGCCATCGCCTCACGCCATATGTCTTTCAAGAAGTTGTCTCATCGGGTTGTCGGGGGGATCGGTGACCAGGTCGATGGGACGGGAATTGGAGCTGTTGGCCAGGTGGGGATCGGCGCCGGGGGCCAGGAGCAGTCGGGCTGAGATCTCCACGGTGAGCCCACCGCCCAGGCCGCTCTTCTTCAAACGTAGCAGGCTACTCCCGCGCCAGTCGGAAAGCGAGCCGATTCTTGAAGGGTGGGAGGCGCATCCTTGCGGCGATCCCCACAGTGGCTCACGCGGCCTCCAGCGCTTCGATGACCGCAGTGAAGGCCCAATGCTCTCGGCGGTATGAGGTCGCTCGCTACGTTTAGAGATCCCCCCAGCGGGTGTGGAGGGCGTGTGCGAAGCGGGCGGGGGCTGAGGGGGACATGCGCAGGTAGAGGGAAGGTTCGATAAGTTCCAATTCGACCAGCCAGAAGCCGGAGCCGTGGTTGGCGCGCACGTAGTCGGCGCGGGCGTAGAGGGGCGGCTCCGGCAGGGCCTCGATGGTGCTTCGGCCTGCATTCAGGATCGATTCTTCGGGCAGGACGGACCGGATGTCGGCGCCATGCTCCTCTTGCACTCTGAAGTCCTGATCTTTGGGCGTCTTGAGGATGGCGTGGCTGTACTGGCCGTTGAAATAGAAGAGAGAGTACTCACCTTCTTCGAGCACGGAGCGGACGAAGGGTTGAGCCATGAGCGGGCGCTGCGAATAGTAAGATTCCACTTCGCTACCCATTCGGCGCAGCGCGCCCCGATCCAGGCGATAGGCCCCGTCGGCGTTGGCGCCGATGACTGGCTTGATCACGATTTGCTCGTTGCCGACAGTCTCGAACAGGTCGCCGATGCGGCCCGGCTCGACTCGGTTAAGCCAGCAAGTGGGGATGATGGGGACGCCCCTCGCCTCCAGATCGCGCAGGTAGGTCTTGGATAGGTTCCAGCGCACCAAGTCGAGACTGTTGAAAAGCTGCGCCCGTGAGTTCTCGATTCGCTCCAGGACGGCCAGAAAAGCCTCGGGGTCGTTCTGGTAGTCCCAAGGCGAGCGGATCACCACGGCGTGGAAGCTGTCCCAAGCGCGGGAATCGCGCCAAGGAACGGCTTCGACCTGCCAACCCAGCTCCCGCAGCGGCCGGTAAGCGAGCTGGTCGTCGATGACGAAGTCGGCGGCGTCGCTCAAGGTCAAGAAGGCACAACGTTTCATGAGGCGCTGGACTCCCATGGGGCTGATCCTACAGCCAGAATCACCTTGCCCCGAGTTTCGTCCTGGGTCAAATGACGGAAGGCTTCGGGGAACTCCTCCAGCCGATAGGTGCTGTCGACGACCGGGGTGATCTTGCCCTCCGCCAGAAGCTGCCGGAGAAAAGTCATGGCCTCTTTGCGGCTGGGGACGGACTCGCGTCCCAAGCGCAGTTGCTCGCGGAAGAAAGAGCGGAAGATGAGCGTGAGAAAAAGGGGGAAGAGTCCGAACAGTCGCCTCGACGACGAGTCGAAGCGCTGGTGCCCGATGAGCACGTATTTTCCCTGCGGTTTGAGCGTCCCCAAGCAGCGGGAGATGGAATAGTTGCCGGGGACGTCGAAGATGAAGTCGTAGCGGACGTCTCCCCGGGTGAAGTCCTGCCGCTTGCAGTCCATGACCTCGTCGGCGCCCAGGGAGCGGAGCAGGCCTCCCTTGCCGGCCGTGTCCACGGCGGTGACGTGGGCGCCCAGTGCCTTGGCGATCTGCAGAGCCAGAGTGCCCACACCGCCTCCGGCGCCGTTGACCAGCACTTTTTGTCCCGCTTGGATCAGCCGTCCTCCCCGCAGGTTGAGCAGGGTGATGTATCCGGAAGTTGGAACTGAGGCCGCTTGCTCGAAGGTGACGTTGTCGGGTTTAGGTTCCAGCCACTCTTCCCGGACGGCCACGTATTCGGCAAAGGCTCCTCCGTTGGCCCATTGATGTGAGGCGATGGTTTCGCCGAATACGGCATCCCCGGGGCGGAAGCGCGTCACGTGGGCCCCGACCGATTCCACCGTTCCAGCCATGTCGGTGCCGGGAATCGGCTTCTTGGGCCTCCAGAATCCACCCCCCATGACACGCAGAAAGGCCGGCCGGCCCGTCACCACGTGCCAGACGTCGGGATGAAGCGAGGCCGCACGCACCCGCACCAGGACTTCCTCATCGCCCACCGCCGGCCTATCGACTTCCCGCACTTCGAGGTCATCGATAGATCCATATCGAGTTTGCACCACAGCCTTCATCACACCTCACCCTGTGACTGTTTAGATCTCGGCACTAACAGCTACGGTCTTAAGCGTGATCGCATTCAACCTGGCGGCAGGCTACAGCTTCAGCAGAAGGCCGTCGAGGAGGTCTCCGGAGGGCGAAGGTTCGTCGCCGTCAGATCGCTGCTGCTGTTGCAGCTTGAGCTGCTGGGCGTAGGGGCAGGGGGCCTTGGCGGGAGAAAGGGCGGTCAAAGTCAGGAGCAGCGCTCCGGCGCAGACAAGGGCCGCGCGGTGGCGCAAGGTGAGGGGATGCGCGGGTGCCCCCGAGAGGATGCGGCGCAGGCGGTTTCCCAGGGGAGCGCCGGCCGCGCCGGCTAGCCCGGCCACTTCTTTTTCCATGCGCAGCCTGACCACCTTGAGCAAGCCGTCGGCGTAGCTGCGCGCGTCCTCAAGGTTAGCCAGCACCAGGTCGTCGCAGGCGGCCTCGCGGGTGGAGAGCAAGCGGCGGTTGAGAAACCAGGCCAGGGGATGGAACCAAAAAAGACAACACGCCGCCATCGAGATCTGAGCCGTCAAGTTGTCGCGCCGCAATACGTGGCCCAACTCGTGAAGAAAGACCCCTCGCAATTCCGGGTCGCTCAGCCCCTTGGCCATATGGGAAGGCAAGACCACCACAGGCTGGCGGACGCCCCAGACTCCGGGACTCTCCAGCTTGTCCGTCAGCAGCAGCCGCACACGGCTGTGGACGCCCAATCGGCGGCGGGCCTCTTGCAGGAGGTCGTATTCCCGTCCTCCTGTCACAGGAGCCTCGCTCTTAATGCGCTTGCTCAGCCGGCGTGTGCGGCTCATCCAACGGGCCCAGACGAGCAGGGCGCCGGCCAGCCAAAGGAGGCTGAGGAGAAGCCACCAACCGCCCCAGAGGCTCCTCAGCGCCGGCGCCGTGGCTTCAGATTGAAAGATCCAGAAGAGTCCGTGAGCGGACTCCGGCGTGGGAATACCCAGTCCCGGAAAGAGACTGGCCAGAAAAACGGTAGGCAGCAAAAACTTAGCCGTGGCCAGCATCCAGACCCAAAAACGGGCCCGGGCCGGGGCCTGTTTGAGTATCCAGACCACCGCAATCGCCACCACGGCGAAAGCCGTAGCGTGCCAAAGATGATCCAGGGCCAAGGGCCAAAACCAGGCTGAGAGAGCCGTGACCAAGTCCCAAGCGGATGGGGGCTGCATGCTCCTTTACACGCCCGTCGATGCAAAGAAGTTCCGTCAAGAATGAAACTCTGTGCTTTGCCGCTAGCCCTCGATTCGCTCGATCCCGGGAACCCGGCTGGCGAAAGCCTGATCAAGGCGAAGACGATCCACTTCTGAGAGCATCGCGAGTGTTCTCGCCGCAGGAGTTCGTCGCTCCTCCTCACTCCCCACGGGTCTGACGCATGGGGTCGAGGGCTTCGTTCAATTCGTCCTCTGGCAGGACCTGCTGCTCAAGGGCGATCTGGCGTACGGTGCGGCCGCTTTGGTAGCTTTCCTTGGCAATCTTGGCGGCCTTGTCGTAGCCGATCTTGGGTGCCAGTGCCGTGGCCATGGAGATTGACAGCTCGATCAACTCCTTGCAGCGCTCCTCATCGGCCTGAAGGCCGTCCACGCATTTCTCGGCCAGCACGCTGGAGGCGTTGGCCAGCAGTTCGATGGACTGAAGCAGGTTATAGGCGATGACCGGCTTCATGACGTTGAGTTCGAAGTTGCCCGACTGCCCTCCCACGGTAATGGCCGCGTCGTTGCCGATCACCTGGGCGGCCACCATGGTGACGGCCTCGGGAATGACCGGGTTGACCTTTCCGGGCATGATGGAACTCCCCGGCTGCACGGCGGGAAGCTTCAATTCGCCGATTCCGCAGCGCGGACCCGATCCTGCCCACCGCAGGTCGTTGGCGATCTTCATGAGACTGCAGGCGATGGTCTTGAGCTGTCCGCTGGCCTCTACCGCGGCATCGCGTGCGGCCAAGGCTTCGAAGCGGTTGTCGGCCTGGCGGAAGTCGACTCCGGTCCATTGCGAGATCTTGGCCACGACTTTGGCGGGGAAGCCGGCGGGACAGTTGAGTCCAGTGCCGATGGCGGTTCCGCCGATGGCCAGTTGCGAAAGCGACTGGCGGGTCGACTCCAGGCGGCGGATGCCCTGCTCGACCATGGAGGCGTAACCCGAGAACTCCTGGCCCAGGCGCACGGGCACGGCGTCCTGCAAATGGGTGCGTCCGATCTTGACGATGGAATCGAACTGGCGGGCTTTCTCGGCCAGCGAACCTTGAAGTTTCCCCAGCGCGGGCAGCAGCACTTTCTCGATCTGTTCCAGGGCTGAGACGTGGATGGCGGTGGGGATGACGTCGTTGCTCGACTGCCCGTAGTTGACGTGATCGTTGGGATGGATCTCGCGGCTGCCGACTTGTCCGCCCTTGATTTCAATGGCGCGGTTGGCGATCACCTCGTTGGTGTTCATGTTGGTGGACGTGCCCGAGCCGGTCTGGAAGATGTCGACCACGAATTGGCCGTCATGCTTGCCCTCGATCACCTCTTGGGCGGCTTGGCAGATGGCTTGGCTGACCTCTCCCGACACCGTCCCCAACTCGCGGTTGGTCTCGGCTGCCGCTTTCTTGATCAGTCCCATGGCCCTGATAAAGGGCCTGGGAAAGCGCAGGTCGGAGATGGGGAAATTCAATACCGCGCGCTGGGTCTGCGCTCCATAATAGGCATCGGCGGGTACTTTCATCTGGCCCATCGAGTCTTTCTCTATTCGTTCTTCGGACATTGGATTCTCCTCAATTTCACACCCAACATTCTATCGCGTGGGAGGTTCTGAGTCAGCCCGCCGCCGGAATCTCGTTGAAGCGCTCGTCCTTCTTGTAGAGGTGGTAGACGATTCCGCCCGGTAATCCTGCCAGCAGGAAGACGCCCAGGTGAAGCAAGGCCAGCGAAACCGAGTATTCCTGGCTGACTCCGATGGTTTGGAAGAGCTCGATGTAGACCGTTTCCCTCAACCCGACCCCATTGATGGTGATGGGCACCATGATGGTCAGGTTGACCAGCGGGATGAAGATCAGGAAGACATCGAAGTCGGCGGGCAGGCTGATGGAGAGGGCGGCCAGCCAGACCACCACGACGGCCAGAAACTGGATGAGCAGCGAGTACCCGGCCGACTTGAGGACGGCCAGCGGATTGCGGCGCAAGGTGCGCAGTCCCAGCGCCACCAGTTCCACCTTCCTCTCCAGCCCCTCGCGCTTGAAGCGCTGCATCAGTCGGCTCAGCAGGCGGTGGGTGACGGAGTGGAACAGCACCACATTGGCCAGCATGTAGACCAGCAGGATGATGACGAAGACCCAGGTCAGTCTCACGCCTCCGATTCGCATCGGGTAGACCAAGGCGGCCGCCAGGCCGATGAGCAGCAAGGCCAGCAGTCCGGCGCTGCGGTCGAGAATGAGCGTCATCAGGGTGGTGGACATGCCGCGTCCGGTGCGCTTGGAAAGGTAATAGGAACGGAAGAAGTCTCCTCCGATGCCCGAGGGCAGGAAGAGGTTGAAGAAGAACCCGATGAAGGTGATCTTGGCGACGGCCGAGTAGCCTTCGGACACGTTGAAGTTGCGCAGGATAACCCGCCAGCGCTGGGCGCTCAGCAGCACCGTCAGGGCTTGCACGACGCC
It encodes the following:
- a CDS encoding NAD(P)-dependent alcohol dehydrogenase, with the translated sequence MQTRYGSIDDLEVREVDRPAVGDEEVLVRVRAASLHPDVWHVVTGRPAFLRVMGGGFWRPKKPIPGTDMAGTVESVGAHVTRFRPGDAVFGETIASHQWANGGAFAEYVAVREEWLEPKPDNVTFEQAASVPTSGYITLLNLRGGRLIQAGQKVLVNGAGGGVGTLALQIAKALGAHVTAVDTAGKGGLLRSLGADEVMDCKRQDFTRGDVRYDFIFDVPGNYSISRCLGTLKPQGKYVLIGHQRFDSSSRRLFGLFPLFLTLIFRSFFREQLRLGRESVPSRKEAMTFLRQLLAEGKITPVVDSTYRLEEFPEAFRHLTQDETRGKVILAVGSAPWESSAS
- a CDS encoding M56 family metallopeptidase; amino-acid sequence: MQPPSAWDLVTALSAWFWPLALDHLWHATAFAVVAIAVVWILKQAPARARFWVWMLATAKFLLPTVFLASLFPGLGIPTPESAHGLFWIFQSEATAPALRSLWGGWWLLLSLLWLAGALLVWARWMSRTRRLSKRIKSEAPVTGGREYDLLQEARRRLGVHSRVRLLLTDKLESPGVWGVRQPVVVLPSHMAKGLSDPELRGVFLHELGHVLRRDNLTAQISMAACCLFWFHPLAWFLNRRLLSTREAACDDLVLANLEDARSYADGLLKVVRLRMEKEVAGLAGAAGAPLGNRLRRILSGAPAHPLTLRHRAALVCAGALLLTLTALSPAKAPCPYAQQLKLQQQQRSDGDEPSPSGDLLDGLLLKL
- a CDS encoding class II fumarate hydratase → MSEERIEKDSMGQMKVPADAYYGAQTQRAVLNFPISDLRFPRPFIRAMGLIKKAAAETNRELGTVSGEVSQAICQAAQEVIEGKHDGQFVVDIFQTGSGTSTNMNTNEVIANRAIEIKGGQVGSREIHPNDHVNYGQSSNDVIPTAIHVSALEQIEKVLLPALGKLQGSLAEKARQFDSIVKIGRTHLQDAVPVRLGQEFSGYASMVEQGIRRLESTRQSLSQLAIGGTAIGTGLNCPAGFPAKVVAKISQWTGVDFRQADNRFEALAARDAAVEASGQLKTIACSLMKIANDLRWAGSGPRCGIGELKLPAVQPGSSIMPGKVNPVIPEAVTMVAAQVIGNDAAITVGGQSGNFELNVMKPVIAYNLLQSIELLANASSVLAEKCVDGLQADEERCKELIELSISMATALAPKIGYDKAAKIAKESYQSGRTVRQIALEQQVLPEDELNEALDPMRQTRGE
- a CDS encoding lysylphosphatidylglycerol synthase transmembrane domain-containing protein, with protein sequence MSSRTRLILKLTVTAVLLATVFYRIDLGRFWTVLSSANPLLLLAAGVVQALTVLLSAQRWRVILRNFNVSEGYSAVAKITFIGFFFNLFLPSGIGGDFFRSYYLSKRTGRGMSTTLMTLILDRSAGLLALLLIGLAAALVYPMRIGGVRLTWVFVIILLVYMLANVVLFHSVTHRLLSRLMQRFKREGLERKVELVALGLRTLRRNPLAVLKSAGYSLLIQFLAVVVVWLAALSISLPADFDVFLIFIPLVNLTIMVPITINGVGLRETVYIELFQTIGVSQEYSVSLALLHLGVFLLAGLPGGIVYHLYKKDERFNEIPAAG